The genomic region GTACTTCACTAGGGATGTGCTTTGTATCTTCGACGTGACAAACATACAGCAGTACGACAACAAACGTGAGCTTGCTGCTGCCTTTGCCAAAGCCCTGCCCGTACCCCGTCACCTTCAACTGGCTCACTGCTCATCCTGAGAGTGAGGAGAGCAGTAAGGGTTATTTCCTCTTGCTAGAATTGTTTTGCCTAGTCCACTGGGCTGCTTGCAATGACAGGGGTGTGTAACAGGTCCTGCGGATTTGTGGAGAAGTAATGGGTTTTATAAGACTGTTAGATTTGAAGTTTTTCATGTTAACATCTCCCTCTTTTGAACGTACCTGTATGGTGTCACTATTGCTATGGTTCATCTTCTGACGTAGACTGGGCCATTCTTCAAGGCGTCCTACAGatgagaaactgaggcagagggAGACAAAGTGGATTTCCCCTAGATATATAAGAAGTCAGCAGTAATTCAAAGAGGTGAATATCAGAGATGTTTCCCCATATGCAATGAAGAATACATAACTTTTAGGGTAAATCTTTTCAGAATatacatctttttaaaaggctgATATCAGGTTAATGTTGAAtcttgcaaaatgaaataagaagCACATTAATTTTGATATGACAGGAGGGCACTTACCTAATGAAATAGTACTTAAATTAGAAGGGTAGTTATTAAAAAACTGGTAAATGTAGTGCTCACTGTCCTTCCTATCTCTATCAGCAGTTCTGGTAAGGAGGAAGGAGTGTTTCTGACAAGCATGAAGTCccatcagaaaaaatataaaaggagcAATGTGTCAAAAGAatcttaaaacaagaaaaaatgtcaaaaaatgaaatcaatttccagaagagaataataaagactgaaaaaaaaaaagttttcttaattAAGGTAATTACACTAAAAACATCAGCAACTATTTTCACAGTAGCAAAAAATACCCACAAAACCCAGCCAGCAAAAATTCCCCTCTGAGCACAAGATCTGTGAAGGTGAAAGGCTTGAGTCTGATATCAGGAGAGTGCTCCTTTTCTCCCAAGGTCAGCCCATAAATGTAGAGAAGTAATTTTGATTCTGGTCTCCTCACAGTTCAAAGTCAAAGCTCACCTTGATTTCAACAGTGCTATATTTGGCAAAGTACTTGTATAACTGTATTTGGTCCCAGTCTTGTCCTGTTTGAATGCTAAGCACCTGTTACTTACACCTGTTGTGGTCTCCCTTGTAGTTTGGGGGAGGTataaaacagcaagaaatgtGGTCCCACTGGAGCAACCTGTCCAAGAAAACTGATGGTGCCAGCATCCACATTACAGCTGTTTGGGGGTTTTTACTTCAGACCAGCATTTGCCTGGGCTTATGTTCCCATGGATTGAAATTCCCACTGTTTTTTGTAGCACATGGGGAGCTCCTGGAGCACATCTTTGGGTATAGTTTCATCCAATATGGGTGCAGTTCATGCAGTCCCATGCTGCATCGTAGAGCCAGATGCAGCATGTAGGCATGGCAGGAGCAATCTGTCAGAGGCTGTTGGAGACACAACCTTCAGTAAGTCATGCTGTGCATCAGCCCACTCTGCATTTGTTGCCACCTCATTGCTTTCCTGCTCCTCCATATTCATCATGCCCCAGTCATCTGCTTCTCCACACACATTTCACTGCATCACACCAAAGACCTTTCCCCTTGGTTAAGACTCCCTAGTGTAATAATCTGGCAATCTGAGTTGCATTGGTGGTGTTCAGATTTGAAACCACTCAATAGCTCCTTGCTAGTAATCACAACTTGCAAAGAACAGAAACGTGATTGCACGACCTCAGATCAGAAACTGTGCACCCTTGGGGACCACTCTCTCTCATAGAAGCCAGCAGGGGGTGCCTGGAAAGATTTTAATGTGGTGGTACCTCCACACAATACTTACacagcttccaaaaaaaaaaaatcatcgcTCAAGGACTTCCTAAGCCAGAGGGTTTTTCTTTATAACCATTTGCCTTTTATATGATTTTACTTTTGTGAATTATTCAGGTACTTTTTAGATTTATGTTAATTTTACAATCTATGGTGTCCTGCAGGGAAGAGTTTTACACTCTAATTGAGTGATGCACACTTTGAATGTATCAGGAAAAGACTGGGGATATTAATAGTAGGGGTTAAGATGTCCTTAAGCTGCCTCTGCTCACTTTAATCCAAGAAACAGGGTCATTGGGCACGTGGTATAGAGACGCTGTGCCCAAAATGAGTGAGTTGGTGGGTGCAGCGTGTGTGCAAATCTGCTCCAGCTGAGGTTCTAGACATTGATGTGAGTGGGAAACTCTGCCTAAAGTATGGATGCAGAGAGACCCATGCATTAATCAGTGTTTCTTCTCTGGCttttttcagagacagaaaGGCTTGacccacaattttttttttatttttatttttttttctgtgggatCCAGAAATGCTGAATCAAGAGTGCTCAGCTCTGAGGGAACAAGCCTGCAGAGATTTCAGACACAGCCCTTGCACCCTCCCCTCAAATCTTTGTGTTCCAGGCCTGGGATTTTATCTGACTGTATTTGTGGTTCCActtgatttttcaaatgaaCGGTGAAATGCAGACATTAGGCCAGAGGGACAACCTCTCAGTTACTGAAGGGGAAGAGAACACGATATCCAAATGACTCACGGCTTTGTGGGTGAAGCAAGAGCTGCATGTCACAGCGTGGGATGTGGGTTTGTGGTCCAGTCCCATAAGGAGGGCAAATATGCCAAAGCCTTTCTGCTGCTAGAAGAGGTCCTGCAGGAGGAGTTGCAGGTGACAGTGTCTAGAGGAAATTGGGGACCCGAAAGTTTCAGAGGGCTGGAAGAGATCCAGGAGCCAGTGTGCTCTGGGAGGTACCTAGTGCCTCTGAAGCTTTGATCTTCTGGGACAGGTTACCAGAGGACCTGCTGGATGAGCATGCTCTGAGTGATGCAGCATCCCTCTCCTTGTTGCCTCCTGCTCCCGTTGACTTGTGTTTGCCATGGATACCCTCAGGTCGCCAtcttcttccttgctttctgcTGAATCACTTGGTGACACCAAGGCAAGCACATAAATGTTAATGCAAACATAAGTGTAAAGGCTGGTGGCACCTCCACAGACCCCTGTTTTTGCCTTACTCACTGCCAGTCACCTGTACATCACTTGTacctgctggagctgcaccACAAAGCCCTTCCTAGGATGCTGCTGGCAGTTGCTGTCTTATATAAGAACATATTGGAGATGTAACAAATACGGATTTTTTCATCTAGaccctctcttcttcctcccagtCTCTCTGATGGAGGATTtcctcccctcttccagtcCTTTCCGTCCTTTTGGTACTCTGGTTGCTGTGCCATGGCTGTGTGGCCCAGGACCTCGGTGGAGCTGCAGGTCTGGGCTCCCCCTTGGGAATCCTGCTGGGAGATGTGTGCCTCAGCACGTGGTGGCCTCCCCTCCCTGTCCATCCAAGCTGCTTGGGGTCTGGTGGCTTTGCTCCATGGGTTAAGAGTAAATTCCTCCTGAGGGAGGAATTCGGGAAGAGCctgtccttcctttcttctccaacCAACCCCTCCTGTGAGCAGGAGCAGTTTGGGGGgcatttttcagtaactcctGCCATGGTTTTCAGCAGCAGGAAGGTCACAGGATGCAGTGGGCAGCTGGGGAGACAacagcagggcacagcctgAACCCAGCTCCTGGCAGATCAGTTTGCTGTGGGAAACCAGCCAgtcttttccagttttctggggcagtctgttttgcctgttttgTCCAATTTTATAGCATGAGATGAAGGTAGGCATGGATAAATAGAATTTATCCTTTTCTAATTTGAACAATCAAATGTTTACCCAGGTCTCAGCACCTGGCTGGAACACCAAGGGAGCTCCAGCAGTGCCTGGAGTCAGAGCTGGTCCCAGACTGgaaggattttctgttttaagcagTTCagatgctggagctgctgcttaGGAAATGGCTGAATCCTCCCTGCAGGCAGATCAATACCTCtcagctcactgcactgcaaggAACTTTTCATTGTACATTaagaatgaggaaaataaaagccaagatggatgttattctgtttttgcttttgttttgaattatttaGTGGGAAGTCACTGCTGTCTCCCCTCTTGTCAGGAAACAAAATATCTTtgtctttggttgtttttcttgttaaaaaggAATGAGGTCTtcccagatttatttatttttttctctcacccACTCACTCCCTGGTACTGAAATGTAAATCTAGCCTCTCTGCAACTTTCCAAGATTGTCTTTTGCATTCTTAACACAGACCAAGTCCCCCCTGATGTTGGAGGGAATCACACCTCAGTGGTACATTTCTAACCAGCTTATAACAACGGTGCAGACAACTTATATGTGCTAGAAATGGTGGCTGGCACATAAACAGAACGTGTTACAGAGAGTTGTAAGAAATCTCCAGACTAGTTGAACTATCATTTTAATTAAGCATTTACTAAAtagctaataaaaatattaaatgttttagaGTGAATtcttaatgtaaaataaattcttaaaataaagtgtttaGGCATAAAAATTCTGCAGTTGGTTCCACTGTTAATATGAGCTTAGAAAATCAACCTAATGAtctgttttgatatttttcttcctaattctAGATTATCCTGAAGGGGAGGATAAAGAAACTGACCACCAAGATGGTAATCACTAGTGGAAATGAAGAAGATAAAGGCAgtcaagaaaaggaaagcaaagaagaaaccATCTTGGCAATGCTTGGAATTATTGGGACAATTCTGAACCTCATTGTGATCATTTTTGTGTACATTTACACAACGTTGTAAACTAGCAGGCATGCAAATAGAACAGATAAAATGGCCATTAAGAGTGACGACAAACATTGCTGACTATTGACAAGTTGTTTAATCAGAATTGACTCTGTATTATATTAACACATCATAAAagcactgcctgcaggcagTGAAGGCTGAAGCACAATTAATTTAACAAGACTTCTTCACACAGTAACAAGCTAAACTCTTCTGTCCTGCCCTCTTCCTTTCGCTTTGGTTTtcagtttgggggaaaaatgacTGCAATTATGTAAGTTGTAGCTTTGAAGAAATCCACCAGGGTTATGTTGTTttaacacaattaaaaaaaaaaaaaaaaaaaaaggggaaagaaaagaaactgtacACTAtatcaattaaaaatgtataccGTATACCTGCAAGGATCGAACTCAAAGATAGCTACATAGCACACATCACGTGTCCATTaggtcaaattattttttctcttggtttttgcttttacttacaTTGAATCTGACAAGCTTTTTGTTTAGAATGAACATATGGTGCAATCATGAAACAACAATTCTATTGAGCAAGATCTGCCTAAAACTGATAAAATGTTGGGAGAAATACAGTATGtggttatttttcctttctcatttgcTTAACATCTGTGTCTGTTCATaccaatgtttataaatatatatttttaataaatgtgctATATTTTTAGCATGAACCAAACATTTGGAGACACTTGTATTCATGCAGCTAGGTTTTGTTTGATGAAGTGCCCTTTTTGACAatggatgtttttcttctcagcaattATATAGCAGTCTTGTTTGCAGCCCTCTCACTGTAGTCTGCAGCAAGCTCACATCATGCTCATATGCATGACTTGAAGTTGGAATGTCAGCTGAAAAGCATTGCTGCTTAATACGGGAAATAGCAAAACATCGTAAGGTGACCTTTGGAGGCTGGTTGCAGAAATAAGGCTCTATTtatagtttaaaacaaaaagcaaatgaaaggaaTTTTGAGCCATCTCTCAGGATACTACAAAATTCACAGAATTTATGGCTTTCAGAATCTGTCACACTCTCTAAGGGCTTATAGTGAGAGAAGCAAGCAAAGGTTTATGTtgttgaaaagagaaatataaagaGCTGGTAGAGAGGGGCTTATGAGAAATCTAGGCTGTAAATACAGagtacattttaaatgtgaGGTTGATTAACCCTTCACACTTCTCTGACATGCTTTAACTGAGGTTGGTGAAGTGAAATTCTCTGACTTGTGTTTTTGGCCGGAATGTACAATAGATGGTCACCATTTTGCTTCAGAGTTCAGTACCTATAAGTGTAGGAAGCATTAAAAATGAGAGACCTCAATTTTGCCTCAAGCTGCCTAAGTAGTTGCTCATTAACTCTGACAtatcttctgaaaacaaaagtatgTCAATTACTTGTTTGCTGAGTTGTGGCTTGAATAGTGCCCTCAGATGAACAAAGGAGATTGCTATTGAAGTCAACTGGAGCTGTAGAAAGTCTCACCCTAGAGTCTCAGTAATTTTAGTGATAAGTCATGTGCCTCTGGAACCAGTAACGAGCCTCTTACTGGTCTCCAGGTGGCTAGGACCAGTCTCAAAAGTACAGAAGTTCACTGTAAAATACAATAAGAGCAAGCCTGGGAGACCTCCCGTAAAAGAGGTATGTAGTCTCTTGTGGTATCACATAGTCAATAATAAAACCATTAGGAGGAGGTTagtgaataaattaaaatgaaatcaaatacaaaaactgaaggaaaaaagagcaaaaataatcatatttatgaaaatatgacAGGGTGACAGAGGTGAGAAAAAGTGCAGAGTTTTGAACAAGCAGAAAACTATGCAGAAAGAGGGAGCCAAGCACGCCAGGGTGGTTGGAGAAACATTTGTTGTATCTGAGCACTGCTGGTAGAGCCACAGGTCTTGGGGAGAGTAAGAAACATTAGTGGTATGGTTCAGTGGAGCAGAATGAGGCCGATCatgcccttttttcttttttttcttttttttttttatttcttttggttttgctaaTTCTTGAGAATTAGAaaactcttctttttgtttatccTGACTGAAAAGTAAATGGCTAAAACATCTTTGCCTCCATCctgtagtttttcttttggtgaaGCTACTACTGATTGCAGCATGTAGCAATGGCATTGTCACCAAGCCCCAGAACACACCTGCACGTTCTGCAGGTTCCTGGGCATGGTCCTCTGCAGATGTTTCTCTCAagcatctcctcctccttttccagcAAACACCAAAGCAATGTGTTTGAGGCTTATACCCATCTTCTAGAGGGGAAGCTTGGGAAagggcagagccagggctgagAGATGAGCTCTGATGCCTGCTATTTCTTTGCCTCTCTGCCTCAAGTGATAATACCTATCATCTTCTTGTGGGTATGGAGGCGCTTAATGAATGAATGTTCACTAAGTACTTCTTTTAATGTTGTAAATAAAACTCtacattgtaaaaaaaaaataaaataaaacaaataacacCCCCCAAACTCCAAGAAGAAACTTCTGCTGCTTATCGCCTTGTGCGCCTTCAGACATGGGCCAGAATCTTCACTAAGGCAGATGTGGCAAACAGCCTAAACATGCTTAAACTGAACTGGTAGACTTAAAACCCTAAGGAAATGGTGTTTACCCTTCCTTTCATAACATAAGACCAGTTAGAGGAAGAGTTTCCTGCTGTGGATGTGCTGTACTTTGCCTT from Anser cygnoides isolate HZ-2024a breed goose chromosome 5, Taihu_goose_T2T_genome, whole genome shotgun sequence harbors:
- the TUNAR gene encoding protein TUNAR isoform X3, encoding MVITSGNEEDKGSQEKESKEETILAMLGIIGTILNLIVIIFVYIYTTL
- the TUNAR gene encoding protein TUNAR isoform X1; translation: MLCASHLFLMHCMIILKGRIKKLTTKMVITSGNEEDKGSQEKESKEETILAMLGIIGTILNLIVIIFVYIYTTL
- the TUNAR gene encoding protein TUNAR isoform X2, yielding MVDIILKGRIKKLTTKMVITSGNEEDKGSQEKESKEETILAMLGIIGTILNLIVIIFVYIYTTL